Proteins from a genomic interval of Euleptes europaea isolate rEulEur1 chromosome 18, rEulEur1.hap1, whole genome shotgun sequence:
- the LOC130490665 gene encoding olfactory receptor 5V1-like, translating into MSSDYNKNQTTPMEFILLGFINIKQEKNFLFLLFLTMYIICFLGNALIITVAVVNPSLHTPMYFFLANLSFIDICYISVTVPKMLADVWAKTPSISFIECAVQMFFLIMLAGTEGFLLASMALDRYFAICRPLVYTRLMTIWLCFQLSAMSWMCGFLNSSLHTVLTFRLSFCQSNQISHFFCDIPPLLSISCSDTSVNETALFTVGVFVGFSPFLFTLVSYIFILHAVLSSRQKGQRQKAISTCVSHLTVVIMFFCSGIFTYFRPTSSYSLEKDQLAGVLYNILTPTLNPLIYSLRNKEVKLAMKKLLMREHPPLKCRVFYDT; encoded by the coding sequence ATGAGCTCAGACTACAACAAGAATCAAACAACTCCTATGGAATTCATACTGCTGGGATTTATAAATATCAAACAGGAAAAgaacttcctcttcctcctctttctcacCATGTATATCATCTGCTTTTTAGGGAATGCTCTCATAATCACTGTGGCAGTGGTCAATCCATCTCTCCACACTCCTATGTATTTCTTCCTTGCCAACCTCTCTTTCATAGACATCTGTTACATCTCTGTGACTGTACCCAAAATGCTAGCAGATGTTTGGGCCAAAACTCCGAGCATTTCCTTCATTGAATGTGCAGTACAGATGTTTTTTCTTATCATGTTGGCAGGCACTGAGGGATTCCTCCTGGCTTCTATGGCACTGGACCGCTACTTTGCTATATGCCGCCCACTGGTCTACACCAGACTCATGACTATATGGCTCTGCTTTCAGCTGTCTGCAATGTCCTGGATGTGTGGCTTCCTTAATTCTTCCCTTCACACAGTACTCACATTCCGTCTCTCTTTCTGCCAATCAAATCAGATTAGCCATTTTTTCTGTGACATCCCTCCATTATTGAGTATCTCATGTTCTGACACATCAGTCAATGAAACAGCTCTTTTTACAGTGGGTGTGTTTGTAGGGTTTAGTCCTTTCCTCTTCACTCTGGTTTCCTACATTTTTATCCTTCATGCTGTTTTGAGCAGCCGACAGAAAGGGCAACGCCAGAAAGCCATTTCCACCTGTGTATCTCACCTGACGGTCGTGATTATGTTCTTTTGCTCTGGCATCTTCACCTATTTCCGTCCTACCTCCAGCTACTCGTTGGAAAAggaccagcttgctggggttttGTACAACATCTTAACACCAACACTCAACCCACTAATCTACAGCCTACGGAACAAGGAGGTGAAATTGGCAATGAAGAAGCTGCTGATGAGAGAACATCCTCCCTTGAAATGTAGGGTCTTCTACGATACCTGA
- the LOC130490662 gene encoding olfactory receptor 10C1-like produces MEELGENQTSLNEFILVGFSHLAELQILLFLLFLMTYLITIIGNMLIILLIKCNPSLQTPMYFFLVNLSFLEMCYTTSVVPQMLIHLLTEHKTISKAGCAAQMYVFTILGLTECCLLAAMAYDRYVAICYPLQYTVIMNSQVCIQLAAASWVTGITVEVTQTTWIFSLPFCGSNLIQHFFCDIPPLVQMACTDTFKNEIVVLAVSVLFIMGPFVLIILSYIRIGYTILKLPSAEGRKKAFSTCSSHLIVVTLFYGTALFTYLRPKSSNTPGSDKMIALMYTVVTPVLNPIIYTLRNKEVKGAFKKTVVRFVCAQSSAM; encoded by the coding sequence ATGGAAGAACTTGGAGAGAATCAGACCAGTCTCAATGAGTTTATCTTAGTGGGATTTTCACACCTGGCTGAGCTGCAAATCTTGCTCTTTTTGCTGTTCCTGATGACATACCTGATCACCATAATAGGGAACATGCTCATTATCTTGCTGATCAAATGCAATCCTTCCCTTCAAactcccatgtacttcttcctagTGAACCTCTCATTCTTGGAAATGTGTTACACAACCAGTGTGGTGCCACAGATGCTGATCCATTTGTTAACAGAGCACAAAACCATTTCTAAGGCTGGGTGTGCGGCCCAAATGTATGTCTTCACTATCCTGGGACTGACAgaatgctgcctcctagcagccATGGCATATGACCGCTATGTTGCCATCTGCTATCCTTTGCAATACACAGTCATCATGAACAGCCAGGTCTGTATTCAATTGGCAGCAGCATCATGGGTCACTGGCATAACAGTGGAAGTGACTCAAACAACGTGGATCTTCAGCTTACCCTTTTGTGGTTCTAACCTCATCCAACACTTCTTCTGTGATATCCCACCCTTGGTGCAAATGGCATGCACagacacttttaaaaatgaaattgtagTATTGGCAGTGTCAGTACTTTTCATCATGGGGCCATTTGTGCTCATAATCCTTTCCTATATACGGATTGGGTATACTATCCTTAAGCTTCCCTCAGCAGAAGGGAGAAAGAAGGCCTTCTCTACTTGTTCCTCGCACCTCATTGTGGTCACATTGTTCTATGGGACAGCCCTGTTCACATACTTGAGGCCCAAGTCTAGCAATACTCCAGGGAGTGACAAAATGATTGCTCTGATGTACACTGTGGTTACTCCAGTTCTAAACCCCATAATATACACCTTAAGGAACAAAGAAGTCAAGGGAGCCTTTAAGAAGACAGTTGTCAGATTTGTCTGTGCACAGAGCTCAGCAATGTGA
- the LOC130490663 gene encoding olfactory receptor 5V1-like: protein MNLSCSENQTSIKEFILLGFVNIKQGRSFLFILFLTMYTICLLGNSLIIVVVLLNQTLHTPMYFFLGNLSFLDVCYISVTVPKMLADICAESPVISFMGCAAQMYFLVTLVGTEGFLLASMALDRFFAIYRPLSYTQLMNKWTCLQIAAISWICGFLNASLHITLTFHLSYCRTNGISHFFCDIPPLLSISCSDTSVNEAALLTAGVFVGLSPFFFTLVSYAFILHATLSNRQKRQSHKAISTCVSHLTVVILFYGSGVFTYFRPTSSYSLERDQLVGVLYNILTPTLNPLIYSLRNKDVKLGMRRLMREHFVLKTRLFYNN, encoded by the coding sequence ATGAACCTGTCCTGCTCTGAGAATCAAACGTCTATCAAGGAATTCATATTACTGGGATTTGTAAATATCAAGCAAGGAAGGAGCTTCCTTTTCATCCTCTTTCTTACCATGTATACCATCTGCTTATTAGGGAATTCACTCATAATTGTTGTAGTTCTCTTAAATCAGACACTCCACACCCCTATGTATTTCTTTCTTGGCAACCTCTCTTTCCTAGATGTCTGTTACATCTCTGTGACTGTACCAAAAATGTTAGCAGATATTTGTGCTGAATCCCCAGTCATTTCTTTCATGGGATGTGCAGCGCAAATGTACTTCCTCGTCACTTTAGTGGGCACAGAGGGATTCCTTCTGGCCTCTATGGCTCTGGACCGTTTCTTCGCTATATACCGTCCATTGAGTTATACTCAGCTCATGAATAAATGGACATGCCTCCAGATCGCTGCCATATCCTGGATTTGTGGCTTTCTCAATGCTTCCCTCCACATAACACTCACTTTCCATCTGTCTTACTGCCGAACTAATGGAATTAGCCATTTTTTCTGTGACATCCCTCCACTGCTGAGTATTTCATGTTCAGACACATCAGTCAATGAAGCAGCTCTTCTCACAGCAGGTGTGTTTGTTGGGCTTAGCCCTTTTTTCTTCACTCTAGTCTCCTATGCTTTCATCCTTCATGCCACTTTGAGCAACCGACAAAAACGGCAGAGTCACAAAGCCATTTCCACTTGTGTATCTCACCTGACAGTTGTGATTCTGTTCTATGGCTCTGGTGTCTTCACTTATTTCCGTCCTACCTCCAGCTACTCGCTTGAAAGAGACCAGCTTGTTGGGGTTCTATACAATATCTTAACACCAACACTCAACCCTCTTATCTACAGCCTGCGGAATAAGGATGTGAAATTGGGAATGAGGAGGTTGATGAGAGAACATTTTGTTTTGAAAACTAGGCTCTTCTACAACAACTGA
- the LOC130490660 gene encoding olfactory receptor 11L1-like has product MEDNMRINYTEVTKFIIVGFPGNKRIQILYFVIFLLVYLLTLLGNITLLFTLKAEPSLHTPMYFFLSNLAILEIGYTSVTVPKLLAISLGRARTISLTACLMQSYFFFFLGSTECFFLAVMAYDRYLAICNPLRYPILMCNRVCVFLAIGSWFTGFLNPCPSTILVSRLHFCGNIINHFFCDVPPLLTLSCRNTYISRTIIFISSAIIVLGTFMLTMLSYGCILATLLRMSSATSRQKAFSTCSAHLTVVSLYYGTVIFMYVSPAAKKSVEMNKVVSFIYSVVTPMLNPIIYSLRNEDVKKALKRMILKKFCAGRQTA; this is encoded by the coding sequence ATGGAGGATAACATGAGAATAAATTACACCGAGGTTACAAAATTCATCATTGTTGGGTTCCCAGGTAACAAAAGAATTCAGATTTTGTATTTTGTCATCTTCCTCCTCGTTTATCTACTGACTCTTTTGGGAAACATCACCCTGCTATTCACGCTAAAGGCAGAGCCAAGCCTCCACACACCTATGTACTTTTTCCTGAGCAACCTCGCTATCTTGGAGATTGGATATACATCAGTCACTGTCCCTAAACTCCTGGCAATCTCTCTTGGAAGAGCTCGAACTATCTCTCTTACTGCATGCCTGATGCAgtcctatttcttcttcttcctgggttCTACAGAGTGTTTCTTTCTTGCCGTCATGGCTTATGACCGTTACCTGGCCATCTGCAATCCACTGAGATACCCAATACTCATGTGCAACCGAGTGTGTGTCTTCTTAGCCATTGGCTCGTGGTTTACTGGCTTTCTAAATCCTTGCCCATCCACCATCCTGGTTAGCAGATTGCATTTCTGTGGCAACATCATCAACCACTTCTTTTGTGATGTTCCACCATTGCTCACCCTCTCTTGCAGAAACACCTACATCAGCAGAACCATAATCTTCATTAGTTCAGCCATCATAGTGTTAGGCACTTTCATGTTGACTATGCTTTCTTATGGTTGCATCCTGGCCACCCTCCTAAGGATGTCCTCAGCTACAAGCCGACAGAAAGCATTCTCTACCTGCTCTGCCCACTTGACTGTGGTCTCGCTCTACTATGGGACAGTGATCTTCATGTATGTCAGTCCTGCAGCCAAGAAGTCTGTGGAAATGAACAAGGTGGTGTCTTTTATCTACAGTGTGGTGACCCCCATGCTCAATCCCATCATATACAGCTTGAGAAATGAAGATGTCAAAAAGGCTTTGAAAAGAATGATTTTAAAGAAATTCTGTGCAGGAAGGCAGACTGCTTAG
- the LOC130490666 gene encoding olfactory receptor 6N1-like, with protein sequence MALSNHTRVDEFIITGFPKLQNIRVLIFLLVFIMYTLSVIGNVVIVVITRYESSLHTPMYFFLGNFSFLEICFTSVTVPTMLVDLMREKNTVSFNNCLAQIYFFHGLGGVECLLLAAMAYDRYVAIRSPLRYNTIMSSTVYIQLAIWCWIVGLVLPLIPVILISRLNYCGSNVVDHFFCDILPLLRLVCNRTQLNEMLSFFICSFILVGSFTITIVSYVAIIITVLGIPSSAGRKKAFSTFASHLTVVGVFYGTMMFIYVRPTRNLSFNMDQFVAVFYCLVTPVLNPIIYSLRNKEVKTALKKVIFAKRGTAVKG encoded by the coding sequence ATGGCTCTTTCAAATCATACAAGGGTGGATGAATTTATTATCACCGGTTTCCCCAAACTGCAAAATATAAGAGTACTGATATTTTTGCTGGTCTTTATAATGTACACACTATCAGTGATAGGGAATGTGGTCATAGTTGTGATCACCAGATACGAATCCTCTCTTCACACACCCATGTACTTCTTTCTGGGCAACTTTTCCTTTCTGGAGATCTGTTTTACTTCAGTCACAGTCCCAACAATGCTAGTTGACCTCATGAGGGAAAAGAACACTGTATCATTCAACAATTGCCTTGCCCAGATATATTTTTTCCATGGGCTTGGTGGTGTGGAATGCCTACTTTTAGCTGCCATGGCATATGATAGGTATGTGGCTATACGATCCCCTCTGAGATATAACACCATTATGAGTAGTACTGTTTATATTCAACTTGCTATCTGGTGTTGGATTGTTGGTTTGGTCCTGCCATTAATACCAGTGATCCTCATCTCTCGGCTCAACTACTGTGGCAGCAATGTGGTGGATCACTTCTTTTGTGACATCCTGCCTTTGTTGAGGCTAGTTTGCAACAGGACCCAACTGAACGAGATGCTGAGTTTCTTCATCTGTTCATTTATCCTTGTTGGCTCTTTCACAATAACTATAGTTTCTTATGTTGCCATCATTATCACGGTTCTAGGTATCCCTTCTTCAGCAGGACGCAAAAAGGCCTTCTCCACTTTTGCCTCCCACTTGACAGTGGTTGGTGTCTTCTATGGGACAATGATGTTCATATATGTCAGGCCCACCCGAAACCTCTCCTTCAACATGGACCAGTTTGTGGCTGTGTTCTACTGCTTGGTTACCCCCGTCTTAAATCCTATCATATACAGCCTCAGgaacaaggaagtgaaaacagcCCTTAAGAAAGTTATCTTTGCAAAGAGGGGAACTGCAGTGAAAGGCTGA